One genomic segment of Vagococcus intermedius includes these proteins:
- the truB gene encoding tRNA pseudouridine(55) synthase TruB — MDGILPLWKERGMTSHDCVFKLRKILKTKKVGHGGTLDPDVDGVLPICIGKGTKVIEYLQDSGKIYVGEITLGYTTTTEDVSGDIVEKTPVLEMLETTLIDETMNQMVGTITQIPPMYSAVKVNGKRLYEYAREGLEVERPERKAVIDYFKRTSEPVYNVEKQTLSWRFEVGCGKGTYVRTLAVDTGAKLGYAAHMSDLTRVSSGGFSAGQCLTLTQVSEKMAGEEFDFLQPIEQAMSLFQRLDLTDLEYQSVKDGGFLKVNDYCTLNPSELIAVYHNQLLVSIYGQHPTKLEFFKPIKVLRNN, encoded by the coding sequence ATGGACGGAATTTTACCTTTATGGAAAGAGCGCGGCATGACAAGTCATGATTGTGTCTTTAAACTAAGAAAAATATTAAAAACAAAAAAAGTGGGTCATGGTGGAACCTTAGACCCTGATGTAGATGGTGTTTTACCGATTTGTATCGGTAAAGGAACTAAAGTGATCGAATATTTACAAGATAGTGGCAAGATATATGTTGGAGAAATTACATTGGGTTACACGACGACAACGGAAGATGTTAGTGGTGATATTGTTGAGAAGACGCCAGTTTTAGAAATGTTAGAAACAACGTTAATTGATGAAACCATGAATCAAATGGTTGGAACAATTACTCAAATTCCTCCAATGTATTCAGCGGTTAAAGTCAATGGTAAACGATTGTACGAGTATGCTCGAGAAGGATTGGAAGTTGAAAGACCGGAAAGAAAAGCAGTGATTGATTATTTTAAACGGACATCAGAGCCAGTGTACAATGTTGAAAAACAAACGTTATCATGGCGATTTGAAGTTGGATGTGGTAAAGGTACTTATGTTAGAACACTAGCTGTTGATACAGGTGCTAAATTGGGGTACGCAGCTCATATGTCGGACCTGACACGTGTCTCTAGTGGTGGATTTTCAGCGGGACAGTGTTTAACTCTAACCCAAGTGTCTGAAAAAATGGCAGGTGAAGAGTTTGATTTCTTGCAGCCAATCGAGCAAGCTATGTCGCTATTTCAACGTTTGGATTTAACAGATTTAGAGTACCAATCAGTTAAAGATGGCGGATTTTTAAAGGTAAATGATTACTGCACATTAAATCCTTCAGAATTAATTGCCGTTTATCATAACCAGTTATTAGTAAGTATCTACGGACAACATCCAACTAAACTAGAATTTTTCAAACCAATTAAAGTCTTACGTAATAATTAG
- the nusA gene encoding transcription termination factor NusA: MSKEMLNALEALEVEKGISKEIVIEALEAALVSAYKRHYGQAQNVEVEFDAKKGNIHVYAVKEITEEVMDSQLEVSLKEALMLNGAYELGDTVRFEVTPKDFGRIAAQTAKQVILQRVREAERTIIYNEFSAYENDIMQGIVERQDHRYIYVNLGKIEAVLSRQDQIPNEVYQPHDRIKVYVSKVENTSKGPQVFVSRSHPDLLKRLFEQEIPEVYDGVVEIVSIAREAGDRAKVAVRSQDENVDPVGTCVGQRGQRVQSIVNELKGENMDIVEWNEDPTVYIANALNPAQVVDVTFDESGKACTVVVPDYQLSLAIGKRGQNARLAAKLTNFKIDIKSESDMEAIRSQQATEATVEDIAVEDIVEETPEEAIVAEEAVVLTEEVTESDVVNQEAE; the protein is encoded by the coding sequence ATGAGTAAAGAAATGTTAAATGCTTTAGAGGCATTAGAGGTTGAAAAAGGCATTTCAAAAGAGATTGTGATCGAAGCGTTAGAAGCAGCATTGGTTTCTGCTTATAAACGTCACTACGGTCAAGCTCAAAATGTGGAAGTGGAATTTGATGCTAAAAAAGGCAACATCCATGTATATGCCGTAAAAGAAATTACTGAAGAAGTAATGGATTCACAATTAGAAGTGAGTTTGAAGGAAGCTTTAATGTTAAATGGTGCTTATGAATTAGGTGACACGGTTCGCTTTGAAGTGACGCCTAAAGATTTTGGTCGTATTGCAGCACAAACTGCCAAGCAAGTGATTTTACAACGTGTTCGTGAAGCCGAACGTACGATTATTTACAACGAATTCAGTGCTTATGAAAATGATATTATGCAAGGAATTGTTGAAAGACAAGATCATCGATATATCTATGTTAACTTAGGAAAGATTGAAGCGGTTTTATCACGTCAAGATCAAATTCCTAATGAAGTATACCAACCACATGATCGTATCAAAGTGTATGTTTCAAAAGTGGAAAATACCTCTAAAGGCCCACAAGTTTTTGTTAGCCGCAGTCATCCTGACTTATTGAAACGATTGTTTGAACAAGAAATCCCAGAAGTTTACGATGGGGTTGTCGAAATCGTAAGCATCGCTCGTGAAGCTGGTGATCGTGCGAAAGTAGCCGTTCGTTCACAAGATGAAAACGTAGATCCAGTTGGAACGTGTGTCGGACAAAGAGGACAGCGTGTCCAATCAATTGTCAATGAATTAAAAGGCGAAAATATGGATATTGTTGAGTGGAACGAAGACCCAACTGTTTATATTGCTAATGCCTTAAACCCAGCTCAAGTTGTAGATGTAACTTTTGATGAGAGTGGTAAAGCATGTACAGTAGTGGTACCAGATTACCAATTATCATTAGCAATCGGTAAGCGCGGACAAAATGCTCGCTTAGCGGCAAAATTAACAAACTTTAAAATTGATATTAAATCTGAATCAGATATGGAAGCGATTCGTAGCCAGCAAGCAACAGAAGCTACAGTTGAAGACATTGCTGTGGAAGATATAGTAGAAGAAACACCAGAGGAAGCAATTGTTGCGGAAGAAGCAGTTGTCTTAACTGAGGAAGTCACTGAAAGTGATGTAGTAAATCAAGAAGCAGAATAA
- the rimP gene encoding ribosome maturation factor RimP: MSSVVETVTKVVTPILEEQNFELVDLEFVKEGKNWFLRVFIDKLNGIDIEDCALVSEKLSDALDEMDPDPIPQAYFLEVSSPGAERPLKKEADYENAIGEYIHVSLYTTVEGDKQFDGFLKELTPETLTLTVKIKTRIKDITFERSNIAKARLAIQF; encoded by the coding sequence TTGAGTAGTGTAGTGGAAACTGTTACAAAGGTTGTCACGCCAATCTTAGAAGAGCAAAACTTTGAGTTAGTAGATTTAGAATTCGTGAAGGAAGGTAAAAACTGGTTTTTACGTGTCTTTATCGACAAACTGAACGGCATTGATATTGAGGATTGTGCCTTAGTGAGTGAAAAGCTCAGTGACGCATTGGATGAGATGGATCCAGATCCAATTCCCCAAGCGTACTTCTTAGAAGTCTCTTCACCTGGAGCAGAAAGACCGTTGAAAAAAGAAGCCGATTATGAAAATGCAATTGGTGAGTATATTCATGTGTCACTATATACGACAGTAGAAGGCGACAAACAGTTTGATGGCTTCTTAAAAGAGCTAACACCTGAGACATTGACCTTAACAGTAAAAATAAAAACAAGAATAAAAGATATCACTTTCGAGCGTAGTAACATTGCTAAAGCTCGATTGGCGATTCAGTTTTAG
- the rbfA gene encoding 30S ribosome-binding factor RbfA: MVKYRDRRVGQEVQREVNDILQRRVRDPRVEGVTITDVRVTADLQQATIFYSILSDKASDMKKAQTGLEKASGLIRKELGERLRIYKTPELMFERDESVAYGSRIDELIRNLNKND, from the coding sequence ATGGTAAAATATCGTGATCGCCGAGTAGGGCAAGAAGTTCAACGTGAAGTAAATGATATTCTTCAAAGACGCGTCCGTGACCCTCGTGTTGAAGGCGTAACTATTACAGATGTTCGTGTGACTGCTGATTTACAGCAAGCTACGATTTTCTATAGTATCTTATCAGATAAAGCATCTGATATGAAAAAAGCACAAACTGGGCTAGAAAAAGCCTCAGGATTGATTCGTAAAGAATTAGGTGAACGCCTAAGAATTTATAAAACGCCAGAATTGATGTTTGAGCGTGATGAATCAGTTGCTTACGGAAGCAGAATTGATGAATTGATTAGAAATTTAAATAAAAATGACTAA
- a CDS encoding metallophosphoesterase: MFIILSLLILLLSFCLYGYWTNRQLEIESLPLPLTSLPAELDGLKITHLSDIHLKRLRVDKEFLLKEIRLVKPDLIFITGDTIDRTEDLATTTIQQFINDIAVIAPTYVIEGNHEPTCSDFNYWRELLSQSSATLLENDYETIYINQHKIGIIGLKNNVTSLNKKRQESLPNHTINLLLAHHPEHFHEYLTNFDEKDNVIAIFSGHAHGGQIRLPLIDGLLSPNQGWFPRYTNGLYQEVTRSTTYLIVSRGLSNSRFPFRINNKPHLINVILTKKNKP, encoded by the coding sequence ATGTTTATCATACTTAGTTTACTCATCTTACTTCTATCATTTTGTCTATATGGCTATTGGACGAATCGACAATTAGAAATAGAATCACTGCCACTACCTTTAACATCACTTCCAGCTGAATTGGATGGATTAAAAATCACACACTTGTCAGATATTCACTTAAAACGCTTGAGAGTTGACAAAGAGTTTTTATTAAAAGAAATCCGTCTGGTCAAACCTGACTTAATTTTTATTACGGGAGATACAATCGATCGAACTGAAGATTTAGCTACGACAACCATTCAGCAATTCATTAATGATATTGCCGTTATTGCCCCAACATATGTTATTGAAGGCAATCACGAACCGACATGCTCTGATTTTAATTATTGGCGAGAATTACTGTCACAGTCTAGCGCAACCCTTTTGGAAAATGATTACGAAACGATTTATATCAACCAACATAAGATAGGGATCATTGGTTTAAAAAATAATGTGACCTCTCTTAATAAAAAAAGACAAGAATCGCTACCAAACCATACAATCAATCTACTCTTAGCACACCATCCAGAACATTTCCACGAGTACCTTACAAATTTTGATGAAAAAGACAACGTTATAGCAATTTTTTCCGGCCATGCCCATGGTGGACAGATTCGCTTACCCTTAATCGATGGGCTTTTGTCTCCAAATCAAGGTTGGTTCCCCCGTTATACAAATGGCTTATACCAAGAGGTGACTCGCTCGACTACTTACCTGATTGTGAGCCGAGGATTAAGTAACAGTCGTTTTCCCTTTCGGATAAATAATAAACCTCACCTTATAAATGTTATCTTAACTAAAAAAAATAAGCCCTAA
- a CDS encoding YlxQ-related RNA-binding protein — MTNSQKVLNLLGMATRAGKLVSGEELTIADIRSQKAKIVFVATDASPNTIKKIQDKSAYYNVKCVNEFTQLELSQAVGRSRMILGVCDQGFAKKFQELLTK, encoded by the coding sequence ATGACAAATAGCCAAAAGGTATTAAATTTATTAGGTATGGCAACTCGAGCAGGCAAATTAGTTTCAGGGGAAGAATTGACTATTGCAGATATTCGTTCTCAAAAAGCTAAAATTGTCTTTGTTGCAACAGACGCTAGTCCTAATACAATCAAAAAGATTCAAGATAAGAGTGCTTATTACAATGTCAAATGTGTCAATGAGTTCACTCAATTGGAACTTAGCCAAGCTGTTGGTCGCAGTCGAATGATTTTAGGAGTTTGCGATCAAGGGTTTGCTAAAAAGTTTCAGGAGTTACTAACAAAATAG
- the rnpM gene encoding RNase P modulator RnpM, with translation MKQRKIPLRKCVVSGDMKPKKEMIRIVRSKEGDVAIDPTGKMPGRGAYISIEPKVVQKAWDKQILNRHLEADLTDDFYQELLDYVSHQKARQELFGNDK, from the coding sequence ATGAAACAACGTAAAATTCCTTTAAGAAAATGTGTCGTTTCGGGCGATATGAAACCTAAAAAAGAAATGATTCGAATTGTCCGTTCTAAAGAAGGCGATGTGGCAATTGACCCAACTGGAAAAATGCCAGGTCGAGGAGCTTACATTTCTATTGAGCCAAAAGTTGTCCAAAAAGCTTGGGATAAGCAAATTTTAAATCGCCATTTGGAAGCTGATTTAACTGATGATTTTTACCAAGAATTATTAGATTATGTTAGTCACCAAAAAGCAAGACAGGAATTATTCGGAAATGACAAATAG
- the infB gene encoding translation initiation factor IF-2, with product MGKKRVHELAKEMNQTSKTLVDRAQTLGMNLTNHMEVLSSDQETKLKRAFGGTSFKSKESSPTVNSEKTGKPVSNNALKSQSSQQKNTEHRKGSTVAASGAREKQNKPMTNNKNTGSNQPNKNNNRPQQGGQNRPQGQTNTPNRPQQGGQNRPQGQANTTNRSQQGGQNCPQGQANTTNRPQQGGQNRPQGQANTTNRPQQGGQNRPQGQANTTNRPQQGGQGGQNRGNSNYRGGQGGNYNNRNRFKKGRKKQYPASNKPAVPARKFKELPEVLVYTEGMNVADISKKIYREPAEIIKKLFMMGVMVNQNQALDKDTIELLAADYGIEAEEKVQVDVADIDKFFEEEAIVEENLVTRPPVVTIMGHVDHGKTTLLDTLRNTKVTLGEAGGITQHIGAYQVDVDGKTITFLDTPGHAAFTSMRARGASITDVTILVVAADDGVMPQTIEAINHAKAAEVPIIVAVNKIDKPGANPDHVMQQLSEYELIPEAWGGDTIFVPISAKFGDNIDELLETIVLVSEVQELQADPTQRAIGSVIEARLDKGKGPVATLLVQQGTLRVGDPIVVGNTFGRVRVMTNDLGRRDKEAGPATPVEITGLNDVPQAGDRFVVFEDEKTARAAGEERASRALLQQRSTTTAITLDNLFDSLKDGEIKDVNVIIKADVQGTAEALAASLKKIEVEGVRVKIVHSAVGAINESDVTLAAASGAIVVGFNVRPTIQAKEQADADEVDIRLHRIIYNVIDEIETAMKGMLDPEFEEQITGQMLVRETYNVSKVGTIAGCYVTDGSVKRDSGVRLIRDNIVIFEGKLASLKRFKDDAKEVKMGFECGAMIEDYNDVKVDDVIEGFEMVEIKRK from the coding sequence ATGGGTAAAAAAAGAGTACATGAATTAGCGAAAGAAATGAACCAAACAAGTAAAACGCTGGTTGATCGCGCGCAGACACTAGGTATGAATTTAACGAATCATATGGAAGTCCTTAGTTCCGACCAAGAGACAAAATTGAAGCGTGCTTTTGGAGGAACTTCCTTTAAAAGTAAAGAATCATCCCCAACTGTTAATTCAGAAAAAACTGGTAAACCAGTATCTAATAATGCACTAAAATCACAATCTAGCCAACAAAAAAATACAGAACATAGAAAAGGAAGTACTGTGGCAGCATCAGGAGCCAGAGAAAAACAAAATAAGCCTATGACAAATAATAAAAATACCGGTTCTAACCAACCAAATAAAAATAATAACCGCCCACAACAAGGTGGTCAAAACCGTCCACAAGGACAAACAAATACACCTAACCGCCCGCAACAAGGTGGTCAAAACCGTCCACAAGGACAAGCAAATACAACTAACCGCTCGCAACAAGGTGGCCAAAACTGTCCACAAGGACAAGCAAATACAACTAACCGCCCGCAACAAGGTGGTCAAAATCGTCCACAAGGACAAGCAAATACAACTAACCGCCCACAACAAGGTGGTCAAAACCGTCCACAAGGACAAGCAAATACAACTAACCGTCCGCAACAAGGTGGTCAAGGTGGACAAAATCGTGGTAACAGTAACTACCGTGGTGGTCAAGGCGGTAATTATAATAACCGTAATCGCTTTAAAAAAGGACGTAAAAAACAATATCCTGCATCAAATAAACCAGCTGTACCAGCTCGTAAATTTAAAGAATTACCTGAAGTTTTAGTTTACACTGAGGGTATGAATGTTGCGGACATTTCTAAAAAAATCTACCGTGAGCCAGCTGAAATTATCAAAAAACTATTCATGATGGGCGTAATGGTTAACCAAAATCAAGCTTTAGATAAAGATACAATTGAGTTATTAGCTGCTGATTATGGTATCGAGGCAGAAGAAAAAGTTCAAGTTGACGTAGCTGATATTGATAAATTCTTCGAAGAAGAAGCCATCGTTGAAGAAAACTTAGTAACTCGTCCACCTGTTGTCACTATTATGGGACACGTCGATCATGGTAAAACGACGTTACTAGATACTTTAAGAAATACAAAAGTTACTTTAGGTGAGGCTGGTGGTATTACACAGCATATCGGAGCTTACCAAGTTGACGTTGACGGAAAAACAATCACTTTCTTAGATACACCAGGACATGCTGCCTTTACAAGTATGCGTGCTCGTGGAGCAAGTATCACAGATGTTACAATTCTTGTTGTAGCAGCTGATGATGGTGTGATGCCACAAACAATTGAAGCGATTAATCATGCCAAAGCGGCAGAAGTACCAATTATTGTCGCTGTTAATAAGATTGATAAACCAGGTGCTAACCCAGACCACGTGATGCAACAATTAAGTGAATATGAATTAATTCCAGAAGCTTGGGGGGGCGATACGATTTTCGTACCAATCTCTGCCAAATTCGGTGATAATATTGATGAATTATTAGAAACTATTGTCTTAGTTTCTGAAGTTCAAGAATTACAAGCTGATCCAACACAACGTGCTATTGGTAGTGTAATTGAAGCTCGTCTTGATAAAGGTAAAGGGCCAGTTGCAACGTTATTAGTGCAACAAGGAACGCTACGTGTCGGAGATCCGATTGTAGTAGGAAATACCTTTGGTCGTGTTCGTGTTATGACAAATGACTTAGGTCGTCGTGACAAAGAAGCGGGACCGGCTACACCGGTAGAAATTACTGGTTTAAATGATGTACCTCAAGCAGGGGATCGTTTCGTTGTCTTTGAAGATGAAAAAACAGCCCGTGCAGCAGGTGAAGAGCGTGCTAGTCGTGCTTTATTACAACAACGTTCAACAACAACAGCCATTACGTTAGATAATTTATTTGATAGCTTGAAAGACGGCGAAATCAAAGACGTTAATGTTATTATTAAAGCTGATGTACAAGGGACAGCTGAAGCTTTGGCTGCTAGTTTGAAAAAAATTGAGGTTGAAGGCGTCCGTGTTAAGATTGTTCATTCAGCTGTAGGTGCTATTAATGAAAGTGATGTTACTTTAGCTGCTGCCAGTGGCGCGATTGTTGTCGGATTTAATGTTCGTCCTACGATTCAAGCTAAGGAACAAGCTGATGCTGATGAAGTAGATATCCGTCTACACCGTATTATCTATAACGTTATTGATGAGATTGAAACAGCAATGAAAGGGATGTTGGACCCAGAATTTGAAGAACAAATTACAGGTCAAATGTTAGTTCGTGAAACGTATAATGTTTCTAAAGTCGGAACAATTGCTGGTTGTTATGTCACTGATGGTTCTGTTAAACGCGATAGTGGTGTCCGCTTAATTCGTGATAATATTGTTATTTTCGAAGGAAAATTAGCAAGCTTAAAACGCTTTAAAGATGATGCCAAAGAAGTGAAAATGGGATTTGAATGTGGTGCCATGATAGAAGATTACAACGATGTAAAAGTTGATGATGTTATTGAAGGCTTTGAAATGGTTGAAATCAAAAGAAAATAA
- the ribF gene encoding riboflavin biosynthesis protein RibF: MEVIEIHHPYNEQQIPEEEVVLVLGFFDGVHCGHQEVIRQGQEEAKAKGLKLAVMTFNQHPSIVFQKINPATMKYLTTIEQKAEHMKRLGVDYLYVVEFTSAFAGLSPQTFVNQYMIGLHARVVVAGFDYTYGPRDIATMNNLPNYVKGRLEIVTVPKQVDSEQKISSTAIREQMQVGNMEQVTRFLGYPYEIEGTVVHGDARGRTLGFPTANIKVSSMSRLPRKGVYAVTIQVAGKWYCGMAQIGRNITFEPGRDITVEVNILDFNQDIYGEQVRVAWHHYLRDEVKFSGVEGLISQLKQDQVETENYFSNWSNN, encoded by the coding sequence ATGGAAGTTATTGAGATACATCATCCGTATAATGAACAACAAATTCCAGAAGAAGAAGTCGTACTTGTCTTAGGTTTTTTTGATGGTGTTCATTGTGGGCATCAAGAAGTAATCAGACAAGGACAAGAAGAAGCTAAAGCCAAAGGTCTAAAATTAGCAGTGATGACTTTTAATCAACACCCTTCAATTGTTTTTCAAAAAATAAATCCTGCTACAATGAAATATTTAACAACTATCGAACAAAAAGCAGAGCATATGAAACGTTTAGGTGTAGATTATTTATATGTGGTCGAATTCACCTCAGCTTTTGCAGGCTTATCGCCTCAAACTTTTGTTAATCAGTATATGATAGGGTTGCATGCACGTGTTGTTGTAGCAGGTTTTGATTATACTTATGGGCCAAGAGATATCGCTACAATGAATAATTTACCTAATTACGTTAAAGGACGTTTGGAGATTGTAACAGTTCCGAAACAAGTTGACTCTGAGCAGAAAATCAGTTCGACTGCTATTCGTGAACAAATGCAAGTTGGTAATATGGAGCAAGTTACACGCTTCTTAGGCTATCCTTATGAAATAGAAGGGACAGTTGTCCATGGTGATGCTAGGGGACGTACTTTGGGATTTCCTACAGCTAATATTAAAGTATCTTCAATGTCGCGTTTGCCTCGTAAAGGGGTTTATGCGGTTACTATTCAAGTGGCAGGAAAATGGTATTGTGGGATGGCGCAAATCGGTCGTAATATAACTTTTGAACCTGGACGTGATATTACAGTTGAAGTTAATATTTTAGATTTTAACCAAGATATTTATGGAGAACAAGTCCGGGTTGCTTGGCATCATTATTTACGTGATGAAGTGAAATTTAGTGGCGTTGAAGGGTTAATTTCACAACTTAAACAAGACCAAGTTGAGACTGAAAATTATTTTTCTAATTGGTCAAATAACTGA